From one Candidatus Effluviviaceae Genus I sp. genomic stretch:
- a CDS encoding substrate-binding domain-containing protein, which produces MMSVLAGALAMAAAAGLVVCGAGCGARDASGTITVSGAWALYPMAVRWAEEYQTLHPDVRIDVAAGGAGKGMADCLAGAVDIGMVSREINPEEERRGAWWVPVAIDAVVPTVSDGNPVLTDILARGATREELAGVWLDGSVSTWGALLGTGDAREIHVYTRSDACGAAETWAAFLGARQEDLRGVGVYGDPGLAEAVRQDKLGIGYNNLNYVFDARTHQPNPGIVVLPIDLNGNGALDPEEDFCRTRDALVRAIAAGAYPSPPARDLYFVCRGRPERPVVREFLRWALTEGQRFVPEAGYVNLADEELKAALEMLGD; this is translated from the coding sequence GCTCGTCGTCTGCGGCGCGGGGTGCGGCGCGAGGGACGCGTCCGGGACGATCACCGTGTCGGGCGCGTGGGCGCTCTACCCCATGGCCGTCCGGTGGGCCGAGGAGTACCAGACGCTGCATCCGGACGTGAGGATCGACGTCGCGGCGGGAGGCGCCGGCAAGGGGATGGCGGACTGCCTGGCCGGGGCCGTGGACATCGGCATGGTCTCGCGCGAGATCAACCCGGAGGAGGAGCGGCGCGGCGCGTGGTGGGTGCCGGTGGCCATCGACGCGGTCGTGCCGACCGTCAGCGACGGGAACCCCGTGCTGACCGACATCCTCGCGCGAGGCGCCACGCGCGAGGAGCTCGCCGGCGTCTGGCTGGACGGGTCCGTCTCGACGTGGGGCGCACTGCTCGGGACCGGGGACGCGCGGGAGATCCACGTGTACACGAGGTCGGACGCGTGCGGCGCGGCGGAGACCTGGGCGGCCTTCCTCGGCGCCAGGCAAGAGGATCTCCGAGGCGTCGGCGTGTACGGTGACCCCGGGCTCGCCGAGGCCGTTCGGCAGGACAAGCTGGGGATCGGCTACAACAACCTGAACTACGTGTTCGACGCGAGGACGCACCAGCCGAACCCGGGGATCGTCGTGCTCCCGATCGACCTCAACGGGAACGGCGCGCTCGACCCGGAGGAAGACTTCTGCCGCACGCGCGATGCGCTGGTGCGGGCCATCGCGGCCGGCGCGTACCCGTCCCCGCCGGCGCGCGACCTCTACTTCGTCTGCCGCGGCCGGCCCGAGCGCCCCGTCGTGCGCGAGTTCCTTCGCTGGGCCCTCACCGAGGGGCAGCGGTTCGTGCCCGAGGCCGGGTACGTCAACCTGGCCGACGAGGAGCTCAAGGCCGCTCTCGAGATGCTCGGCGACTAG